A genome region from Crossiella equi includes the following:
- a CDS encoding type II secretion system F family protein produces the protein MAAVNITISATTALSALLGVGVGVGLLLVIIGWRGVDPNRRSGLFRRGQSRRAQAGPRDQRQALRVGLAVAVGVLTGVATGWVVGAVLAGLAVWALPRVLGRDPEHARRVARIEAIATWTEMLRDTLSAAAGLEQAILATAPLAPPAIRGEITDLAVRIENGDRLAPSLRHLADQLADPTGDLVIAALVLAAEQQARQLGDLLGSLAHTAREQASMRMRVEAGRARTRTSVRVIVGTTLCFAVAVVLLNRPYLSAYDSATGQIVLLGIGVLFGLGFAWLVRVARVAEPERFLSLAADSEDQPALVAERQV, from the coding sequence GTGGCCGCGGTGAACATCACGATCAGCGCCACCACCGCCCTGTCGGCCCTGCTCGGCGTCGGAGTCGGCGTCGGGCTGCTGCTGGTCATCATCGGCTGGCGCGGCGTGGACCCGAACCGGCGCTCCGGACTGTTCCGCCGCGGGCAGTCGCGCCGTGCGCAAGCCGGTCCGCGAGACCAGCGCCAGGCGCTGCGGGTCGGACTGGCGGTCGCGGTGGGTGTGCTCACCGGGGTGGCCACCGGCTGGGTTGTCGGCGCCGTGCTGGCCGGGCTCGCGGTCTGGGCACTGCCTCGTGTCCTTGGGCGCGACCCCGAGCACGCCCGCCGGGTGGCGCGGATCGAAGCGATCGCGACCTGGACGGAGATGCTGCGCGACACGCTCTCGGCCGCCGCCGGGCTGGAGCAGGCCATCCTCGCGACCGCGCCACTGGCGCCGCCGGCCATCCGCGGCGAGATCACCGACCTCGCGGTGCGAATCGAGAACGGAGACCGGCTGGCGCCCTCCCTGCGCCACCTGGCCGACCAGCTCGCCGACCCCACCGGCGACCTCGTCATCGCCGCCCTGGTGCTCGCCGCAGAACAGCAAGCCCGCCAGCTCGGTGACCTGCTCGGCTCCCTCGCGCACACCGCCCGCGAGCAAGCCTCGATGCGGATGCGGGTCGAGGCCGGGCGCGCCCGGACCCGGACCAGCGTGCGGGTGATCGTCGGCACCACCTTGTGCTTCGCCGTGGCCGTCGTGCTGCTCAACCGCCCGTACCTGTCCGCCTACGACTCCGCGACCGGGCAGATCGTCCTGCTGGGCATCGGCGTCCTGTTTGGACTGGGATTCGCGTGGCTGGTGCGGGTCGCCAGGGTCGCCGAGCCCGAACGGTTCTTGTCTCTGGCCGCCGATTCCGAGGACCAGCCCGCACTCGTCGCCGAGAGGCAGGTGTGA
- a CDS encoding type II secretion system F family protein has protein sequence MITALILGAGLGLGLWALAVWAFPPRPALGAVLARSTAAPAPTPILAIEDTGWAARLGRPFIAPLRALGLPGERLARDLAVIGRPVATHLAEKATLAIAGLLAPVLLQLLLTLAGLSLGIEFPIIAGLVLAAAGFVLPDLQAKSDAAKLRTGFRHALSAYLDLVWITLAGGAGVDSALNDSVAIGRGWAFEQIHRALDTARLTRTTPWATLRQLGEELDVTELSELAASVSLAGTEGAKVRTSLAAKAGALRTHQITDAEGDAQAATERMSLPVMALFLGFLAFIAYPALTQVLNGL, from the coding sequence GTGATCACCGCACTGATTCTGGGAGCCGGGCTGGGTCTCGGCCTGTGGGCGCTGGCGGTGTGGGCTTTCCCTCCCCGGCCCGCTCTGGGCGCGGTGCTGGCGCGCAGCACGGCGGCTCCTGCGCCGACGCCGATCCTGGCCATCGAGGACACCGGGTGGGCGGCCAGGCTCGGCCGCCCGTTCATCGCGCCGCTGCGCGCGCTCGGTCTGCCCGGCGAGCGGCTGGCTCGCGATCTGGCGGTCATCGGCCGCCCGGTCGCGACCCATCTGGCGGAGAAGGCAACCCTCGCGATCGCCGGGCTGCTCGCGCCAGTCCTGCTGCAACTGCTGCTCACCCTGGCCGGGTTGTCGCTGGGGATCGAGTTTCCGATCATCGCCGGGCTCGTTCTGGCCGCTGCGGGATTCGTCCTGCCCGACCTGCAAGCGAAGTCCGACGCGGCGAAGCTGCGCACCGGGTTCCGCCACGCCCTGTCCGCCTACCTCGACCTGGTGTGGATCACTCTGGCCGGTGGCGCCGGGGTCGACAGCGCGCTGAACGACTCGGTCGCCATCGGCCGAGGCTGGGCGTTCGAGCAGATCCACCGAGCCCTGGACACCGCCCGGCTGACCCGCACGACACCGTGGGCGACGCTGCGCCAGCTCGGCGAGGAACTCGACGTCACCGAGCTGTCCGAGCTCGCCGCTTCGGTCAGCCTGGCCGGCACCGAGGGCGCAAAGGTGCGCACCTCGCTCGCGGCCAAGGCCGGGGCGCTGCGTACGCATCAGATCACCGACGCCGAAGGCGACGCCCAGGCCGCCACCGAACGCATGTCGCTGCCGGTGATGGCGTTGTTCCTGGGCTTCTTGGCGTTCATCGCCTACCCCGCACTCACACAAGTCCTCAATGGACTGTGA